The Campylobacter sp. RM10537 genome has a segment encoding these proteins:
- a CDS encoding sugar transferase — protein MTPILSIIIPFGLSKERIYIKDRVIQKATHLKSDEKVEYIFVEGYSSFENNLKQIIEENGHIYLKDESQKDFFSQGKCRNLGACFANAQVIMFLDVDCYISSFSLEKILNLIRIKNIAQCINEFLVLPVVYLTKEGSYKIYKEEEKLWDDIIKDDLISGKNSLIKFFSPSSTSTVIINKHQFLKLGGNNENFKGHSYEDFDLFARILKFCVKFEKMPLNLNYDSRSWDFKNFKGFRSWFSLLGYEACFHGIYMFHFWHEEPNQNGYMQNKDKNHQLFYKNLKNIHTYHLDPLQIYKVRNEKVLVLYENQIYNFEDIGIYIGKLIYKKINDFYISKNFKYEILLDFLEREKITKIFLDGSIKEDKIRNSNYFDLIYFQKGILPNSWFFARNLEVNYKQDLILKKEELEQTKIYFLNLTKEEKQVIYKFLQTNNMECDLYKLLYYLINELYSFEYKGNFYQIIIDQKKMLIGKKQDEIFYSLKSFVYKPYLYEIKKIKPFILLTKILYLEIISAKISHIKFYRLMKKLFFNPRDFFKDYKIKKIKK, from the coding sequence ATGACACCAATTTTATCTATCATCATTCCTTTTGGCTTAAGTAAAGAACGAATTTATATAAAAGATAGAGTTATACAAAAAGCCACGCATTTAAAAAGTGATGAGAAAGTAGAATATATTTTTGTTGAAGGTTATTCTTCATTTGAAAATAATCTAAAGCAGATTATAGAAGAAAATGGGCATATTTATTTAAAAGATGAATCTCAAAAAGATTTTTTTTCTCAAGGAAAATGTAGAAATTTAGGTGCTTGTTTTGCAAATGCACAAGTTATTATGTTTTTAGATGTTGATTGCTATATTAGTTCGTTTTCTTTGGAAAAGATTTTAAATCTTATTAGGATTAAAAATATTGCACAATGTATAAATGAATTTTTAGTTTTGCCTGTAGTATATTTAACCAAAGAGGGAAGTTATAAAATTTATAAAGAAGAAGAAAAATTATGGGATGATATTATTAAAGATGATTTAATTAGTGGAAAAAATTCATTAATAAAATTTTTTTCTCCTAGTTCTACTTCAACTGTAATTATAAACAAACATCAATTTTTAAAATTAGGTGGTAATAATGAAAATTTTAAAGGGCATAGTTACGAAGATTTTGATCTTTTTGCTAGAATTTTAAAATTTTGTGTAAAATTTGAAAAAATGCCTTTAAATTTAAATTATGATTCAAGAAGTTGGGATTTTAAAAATTTTAAAGGTTTTCGCTCTTGGTTTTCATTATTAGGCTATGAAGCTTGCTTTCATGGAATTTATATGTTTCATTTTTGGCATGAAGAGCCTAATCAAAATGGATATATGCAAAATAAAGATAAAAATCACCAGCTTTTTTATAAAAATTTAAAAAATATACATACATATCATTTAGATCCTTTGCAAATTTATAAAGTTAGAAATGAAAAGGTTTTAGTTCTTTATGAAAATCAAATTTATAATTTTGAAGATATTGGTATTTATATTGGAAAATTGATTTATAAAAAAATAAATGATTTTTATATTAGTAAAAATTTTAAATATGAAATTTTACTTGATTTTTTAGAACGAGAAAAAATCACCAAGATCTTTTTAGATGGGAGCATAAAAGAAGATAAAATAAGAAATTCCAACTATTTTGATTTAATTTATTTTCAAAAAGGTATTTTACCTAATTCTTGGTTTTTTGCAAGAAATTTAGAGGTAAATTATAAACAAGATTTAATTTTAAAGAAAGAAGAACTTGAACAAACAAAAATATATTTTTTAAATTTAACTAAAGAAGAAAAACAAGTTATTTATAAATTCCTGCAAACAAATAATATGGAATGCGATTTATATAAATTACTTTATTATTTAATTAACGAGCTTTATAGTTTTGAATATAAAGGAAATTTTTATCAAATTATTATTGATCAGAAAAAAATGCTTATAGGAAAAAAACAAGATGAAATTTTTTATTCTTTAAAGTCTTTTGTTTACAAGCCTTATTTATATGAAATTAAAAAAATAAAACCATTTATACTTTTAACCAAAATTTTATATTTAGAAATTATAAGTGCCAAAATTTCACATATTAAATTTTATCGTTTAATGAAAAAATTATTTTTTAATCCTAGAGATTTTTTTAAGGATTATAAGATAAAAAAGATAAAAAAATAA
- a CDS encoding CDP-glycerol glycerophosphotransferase family protein, producing the protein MFLKSQHRKNIYFFLKSSIFFLYIFLKKIKFKKYKAFNSYAIVSAVYNVEKYLDDFFKSIINQRLDFKNNILIICVNDGSTDNSPDIIKKYQKKYPKNIIYLSKKNGGQASARNAGLKYIIDNNLKVSWITFTDPDDFLDRDYFYKVDYFLHKNQKEDIAMVATNIIFYREKRKILYKDIHALKFKFNKQINLCDNKNLNENIQLSVASCFIRRDCLMDIFFDKKLISNFEDGKFINLYLFNNLNLKSVFLKKAIYFYRKRFDQSSTLDKKNKNNNFYLNILKNGYLDLLKATSKKNKIPSFIQNVIIYELFWQIKDLINKPEKLSFMKQNEIQKYSFLLEEIFSYIDSKSILNFNFKPFSFLYKMGFLTCFKNEKVVINRVFIEQLDDKNNEILIKFYTGDFNDNIQLFFNNERAKIICSKIRQYDFLNKIFIYEKRIWFKFDINATNITCFVNDNKVDIFYQEKIYDFGNIALEINKLKKRRMKNKSLWLFADMSFRADDNAEHLYRYMMKNHPEQNIAFVLQKKSYDYERLKREGFNLVDPKSFKFKYLIFKADKLISSHIDRYFFEALGKNTLKTKDFIFLQHGITQNDLSHWLNQRKIDLFITGIKDEYNSIAGDFNRYKFTPKEVKLIGFPRWDTLLKNNKTNIKQILIMPTWREYIVGAYSKKLMKRRFNPKFYETEYFYKWGSFLHHKELQKLCEKYNYKIIFNPHLQIRPYLDGFNLPSYIIIPPIEMSMQKLFCESSLMITDYSSVAFEMAILKKPVIYYQFDKDEFFTKHTMQKGYFDYKRNVVFDVNNLLIKLKFQLESYKIAAYNLEQNSDFCEEIINILSI; encoded by the coding sequence ATGTTTTTAAAATCACAACATAGAAAAAATATATATTTTTTTCTTAAAAGTTCTATTTTTTTTCTTTATATTTTTTTAAAAAAAATTAAATTTAAAAAATATAAAGCTTTTAATAGCTATGCTATAGTTTCTGCTGTATATAATGTTGAAAAATATTTGGATGATTTTTTCAAATCTATAATTAATCAAAGATTAGATTTTAAAAATAATATTTTAATTATTTGTGTTAATGATGGAAGTACAGATAACTCTCCTGATATTATTAAAAAATATCAAAAAAAATATCCTAAAAATATAATCTATTTAAGTAAAAAAAATGGGGGTCAGGCTAGTGCTAGAAATGCAGGTTTAAAATATATAATAGATAATAATTTAAAAGTTTCATGGATAACCTTTACCGATCCTGATGATTTTTTAGATAGAGATTACTTTTATAAAGTGGATTATTTTTTACATAAAAATCAAAAAGAAGATATAGCCATGGTGGCAACCAATATTATTTTCTATAGAGAAAAAAGAAAGATTTTATATAAAGACATTCATGCTTTAAAATTTAAATTTAATAAGCAAATTAATTTATGCGATAATAAAAATTTAAATGAAAATATTCAACTTTCAGTAGCATCATGTTTTATAAGGCGCGACTGTTTAATGGATATTTTCTTTGATAAAAAATTAATTTCAAATTTTGAAGATGGAAAGTTTATTAATCTTTACTTGTTTAATAATTTAAATCTAAAGTCTGTATTTTTAAAAAAAGCAATATATTTTTATAGAAAAAGATTTGATCAAAGCTCTACTCTAGATAAAAAAAATAAGAATAATAATTTTTATTTAAATATTTTAAAAAATGGATACTTAGATCTTTTAAAAGCAACATCAAAGAAAAATAAAATCCCTAGCTTTATTCAAAATGTTATTATATATGAGTTATTTTGGCAAATAAAGGATTTAATTAATAAACCTGAAAAATTATCTTTTATGAAGCAAAATGAAATTCAAAAATATTCTTTTTTACTTGAAGAAATTTTTTCTTATATTGACTCTAAGAGTATACTAAATTTTAATTTTAAGCCTTTTTCATTTTTATATAAGATGGGATTTTTAACTTGCTTTAAAAATGAAAAGGTGGTCATAAATAGAGTTTTTATAGAACAATTAGATGATAAAAATAATGAAATTTTAATTAAATTTTATACCGGTGATTTTAATGATAATATTCAGTTATTTTTTAATAATGAAAGAGCTAAGATTATTTGTTCTAAAATTAGACAATATGATTTTTTAAATAAGATATTTATATATGAGAAAAGGATTTGGTTTAAATTTGATATCAATGCTACAAATATAACTTGTTTTGTTAATGATAATAAAGTTGATATCTTTTATCAAGAAAAAATATATGATTTTGGTAACATTGCTTTAGAAATTAATAAATTAAAAAAAAGGAGAATGAAAAACAAATCTTTATGGCTTTTTGCTGATATGTCTTTTAGGGCTGATGATAATGCAGAGCACTTATATCGTTATATGATGAAAAATCACCCTGAGCAAAATATTGCTTTTGTTCTTCAAAAAAAATCTTACGATTATGAAAGACTAAAAAGAGAAGGTTTTAACTTGGTTGATCCAAAAAGTTTTAAATTTAAATATTTAATTTTCAAAGCAGATAAACTGATTTCATCTCATATAGATAGATACTTTTTTGAAGCTTTGGGAAAAAATACTTTAAAGACTAAAGATTTTATTTTTTTACAGCATGGAATAACTCAAAATGATTTATCTCATTGGTTAAATCAAAGAAAAATTGATTTATTTATAACAGGAATCAAAGATGAGTATAATTCGATAGCCGGAGATTTTAATCGTTATAAATTTACACCCAAAGAAGTAAAGTTAATAGGATTTCCTAGGTGGGATACCTTGCTTAAAAATAACAAAACAAATATTAAACAAATTCTTATTATGCCAACTTGGAGAGAATACATTGTAGGAGCTTATAGTAAAAAATTGATGAAAAGAAGATTTAATCCAAAATTTTATGAAACTGAGTATTTTTATAAATGGGGTTCTTTTTTACATCATAAAGAATTGCAAAAATTATGTGAAAAATATAACTATAAAATAATTTTTAATCCTCACCTTCAAATTAGACCTTATTTAGATGGATTTAATTTACCGAGTTATATTATAATACCTCCCATAGAAATGAGTATGCAAAAGCTTTTTTGTGAATCATCTTTAATGATTACGGATTATTCAAGTGTAGCTTTTGAAATGGCTATTTTAAAAAAGCCTGTGATTTATTATCAGTTTGATAAGGATGAGTTTTTTACAAAGCATACGATGCAAAAGGGATATTTTGATTACAAAAGAAATGTTGTTTTTGATGTAAACAATCTTTTGATTAAATTGAAATTTCAATTAGAAAGCTATAAAATTGCTGCTTATAATTTAGAACAAAATTCAGATTTTTGCGAAGAAATAATAAATATCTTAAGCATCTAA
- a CDS encoding KpsF/GutQ family sugar-phosphate isomerase, translating into MEAIEIAKEVFRIEAESISDLASHLDENFNQAVEFIFHSQGRCIVSGMGKSGHIGAKIAATLASTGTPSFFVHPGEALHGDLGMITPQDVLIAISNSGETEELLKIIPVIKRRKITLIAMTGNLNSTLAKQADVCLDISIKKEACPLKLAPMSSTTATLVMGDALAAVLMKKKNFKPDDFALFHPGGSLGRKLLTKVKDLMVSRNLPIVHPQTEFNDLVNVMTSGKLGLCIVLENENLVGIITDGDLRRALKTNDKPRFDFKAKEIMSNNPKVIDADAMASEAEELMLKHKIKEIVVGKDGKVVGIIQLYAIGNV; encoded by the coding sequence ATGGAAGCTATTGAAATTGCAAAAGAAGTTTTTAGAATAGAAGCTGAATCTATATCCGATTTGGCATCGCATTTGGATGAAAACTTTAATCAAGCAGTAGAGTTTATTTTTCACTCACAAGGAAGATGTATTGTTAGTGGCATGGGCAAATCAGGTCATATAGGTGCGAAAATTGCAGCAACTTTGGCAAGTACGGGCACTCCTAGTTTTTTTGTTCATCCAGGTGAAGCTTTGCATGGTGATCTTGGAATGATAACTCCTCAAGATGTTTTAATCGCTATTTCAAATTCAGGTGAAACCGAAGAGCTTTTAAAAATTATTCCTGTTATAAAAAGAAGAAAAATTACTCTTATAGCAATGACAGGTAATTTAAATTCTACTTTAGCAAAACAAGCAGATGTTTGTTTAGATATTTCAATTAAAAAAGAGGCTTGTCCTCTTAAGCTTGCCCCTATGTCTTCAACAACAGCAACCTTAGTAATGGGCGATGCTTTAGCAGCAGTTTTGATGAAAAAGAAAAATTTTAAACCTGATGATTTTGCACTTTTTCATCCTGGTGGAAGCTTGGGGCGAAAACTTTTAACGAAAGTAAAAGATCTTATGGTTTCAAGAAATCTTCCTATTGTGCATCCGCAAACTGAATTTAATGATCTTGTTAATGTGATGACAAGTGGAAAACTTGGACTTTGTATCGTTTTAGAAAATGAGAATTTGGTTGGAATTATTACCGATGGAGATTTGCGTCGAGCTTTAAAAACAAATGATAAGCCAAGATTTGATTTTAAAGCAAAAGAGATTATGAGCAATAATCCAAAAGTTATTGATGCTGATGCTATGGCGAGCGAAGCTGAAGAATTGATGTTAAAACATAAGATAAAAGAAATTGTTGTAGGAAAAGATGGTAAAGTCGTAGGGATTATCCAGCTTTATGCTATAGGGAATGTATGA
- a CDS encoding DUF2972 domain-containing protein — translation MHNPNSAVERIKNHLAYKLGQTMIEYDKNGGGGYLSLFKKLYNIKKQHKKEKQIYQETIKVFPTLKYPELKQCPDYNEALKCYFHLSYMLGEVLIKADQDKFIGGYFNLNKYIKKAKKEFKLFQDIFKEFDQINSNIIKAIANNKQLFLKEFPKIKNLLNIHKDYTPIIDNIFHNFDYVTKNFNLIEEWLLSNDFNEKYKKENHPYPSLLDPKKLNDEKEEINYKSIPAELAWEMNLPLPDGYKFIFMHDPASGHLAMERFLYECGIKLISYYFRETIEEMYRVIYEQSKTQNALELYGNFWIKGNYFYDTLSLKPTLYLTRDPLSRMKAYINHAYPKNDLFIHDISLENNPLEVLDCICYADGLDTISVELCKRWIFEKSENLFQVQKHFIHFLNRCDISYIDMEEINLENAFDTMKKLAKKFNFSEPDIKNLIVFQTRMTGIFDFILPKNLNILLNDEKIQIIITTKNRTIGNFIDITNKIFDKKLKNKNLTLYITQKHFNKLSKNHKIFKQCQDYLSLFLIELEKKVENEQNKKINEIDILKYLKQNQESRIELKKILDMELIHIKQHRPDIVASWKYYQEFEKMCKELDA, via the coding sequence ATGCATAACCCCAACTCAGCTGTAGAAAGAATTAAAAATCATTTAGCTTATAAATTAGGTCAAACTATGATTGAATATGATAAAAATGGCGGGGGGGGGTATTTAAGCTTATTTAAAAAACTTTATAACATTAAAAAACAACACAAAAAAGAAAAACAAATCTATCAAGAAACCATCAAAGTCTTTCCTACTCTTAAATATCCTGAATTAAAACAATGTCCTGACTATAATGAAGCTTTAAAATGCTATTTTCATTTATCTTACATGCTAGGCGAAGTATTAATAAAAGCAGATCAAGATAAATTTATAGGTGGTTATTTTAATTTAAATAAATATATTAAAAAAGCTAAAAAAGAATTTAAATTATTTCAAGATATTTTTAAAGAATTTGATCAAATTAATTCTAATATTATTAAAGCTATAGCAAATAACAAACAATTATTCTTAAAAGAATTTCCTAAAATAAAAAACCTATTAAATATTCATAAAGATTATACTCCTATTATAGATAATATCTTTCATAACTTTGATTATGTTACAAAGAATTTTAACCTTATAGAAGAATGGTTATTATCTAATGATTTTAATGAAAAATATAAAAAAGAAAACCATCCTTACCCATCTTTACTTGATCCTAAAAAACTTAATGATGAAAAAGAAGAAATAAACTATAAAAGCATACCTGCTGAACTTGCATGGGAAATGAATTTACCTTTACCGGATGGATATAAGTTTATATTTATGCATGATCCAGCTTCTGGACATTTAGCAATGGAAAGGTTTTTGTATGAATGTGGCATTAAATTAATCAGTTATTATTTTAGAGAAACTATAGAGGAAATGTATCGTGTAATTTATGAACAATCAAAAACACAGAATGCTCTAGAACTTTATGGAAATTTTTGGATAAAAGGGAATTATTTTTATGATACCTTATCTTTAAAACCTACGCTATATCTAACAAGAGATCCTCTATCTAGAATGAAAGCCTATATTAATCACGCTTATCCCAAAAATGATCTTTTTATTCATGATATTTCGCTTGAAAACAATCCTTTAGAAGTTTTAGATTGCATATGTTATGCAGATGGTTTAGATACAATTTCTGTTGAATTATGTAAAAGATGGATCTTTGAAAAATCTGAAAATTTATTTCAAGTGCAAAAACATTTTATACATTTTCTAAATCGATGTGACATATCTTATATAGATATGGAAGAAATTAATCTGGAGAATGCATTCGATACGATGAAAAAGCTCGCTAAAAAATTTAATTTTTCAGAGCCTGATATAAAAAATTTAATTGTATTTCAAACAAGAATGACTGGAATTTTTGATTTTATACTTCCAAAAAATCTCAACATCTTACTTAATGATGAAAAAATCCAAATTATTATAACTACCAAAAATAGAACCATTGGGAATTTTATTGATATTACAAATAAAATATTTGACAAAAAGTTAAAAAATAAAAATTTAACCTTATATATAACTCAAAAACATTTTAATAAATTATCTAAAAATCATAAAATATTTAAACAATGTCAAGACTATTTATCGTTATTTTTAATCGAATTAGAAAAAAAAGTTGAAAATGAACAAAATAAAAAAATTAATGAAATAGATATATTGAAATATCTTAAACAAAATCAAGAATCTAGAATAGAATTAAAAAAAATATTAGATATGGAATTAATCCACATCAAACAACATCGTCCTGATATAGTAGCTTCTTGGAAATACTATCAAGAATTTGAAAAAATGTGTAAGGAATTAGATGCTTAA
- the hddA gene encoding D-glycero-D-manno-heptose 7-phosphate kinase, translated as MKIIRSQTPLRLGLAGGGTDINLYCDRYTGYVLNATISLYIHCTLIERKDHKIIFDSPDTNSYAEYQSELELKNDGNLDIFKAVYNRIVKDFVKKPLSFSLHTYSDVPSGSGLGGSSTLVVGMIVAFVEWLNLPLGEYEIAKLAFEIEREDMKIVGGAQDQYAATFGGFNFMEFYENKRVIVNPLRIKNWIASELEARMVLYFTNITREAKDIEEHKKGRLGDENSLNAMHAIKQDALDMKEALFRADFEKIARILGKSWDSKKIISEIVSNDELERIYKLAMENGAYSGKTSGAGAGGFMFFFVDPIKKYKLIEALNKEQGYVQDFSFIKEGAKSWKI; from the coding sequence ATGAAAATTATACGTTCGCAAACTCCCCTTCGTTTAGGACTTGCAGGAGGGGGAACTGATATTAATTTATATTGTGATAGATACACAGGCTATGTGCTAAATGCAACAATTTCTCTTTATATTCATTGTACTTTGATAGAAAGAAAAGATCATAAAATTATTTTTGATTCTCCAGATACTAATTCATACGCTGAGTATCAAAGTGAATTAGAGCTTAAAAATGATGGAAATTTAGATATTTTTAAAGCAGTTTATAATCGCATTGTTAAAGATTTTGTTAAAAAGCCCTTAAGTTTTTCTTTGCATACTTATTCTGATGTACCTAGTGGAAGTGGTTTGGGTGGAAGTTCTACTTTGGTTGTTGGGATGATTGTAGCTTTTGTAGAATGGTTAAATTTACCTTTAGGTGAATATGAAATCGCAAAATTAGCTTTTGAAATTGAGCGTGAAGATATGAAGATCGTTGGAGGTGCGCAAGATCAATATGCTGCTACTTTTGGCGGCTTTAATTTTATGGAATTTTATGAAAATAAAAGAGTTATAGTTAATCCTTTGCGTATAAAAAATTGGATTGCAAGTGAGCTTGAAGCAAGAATGGTTTTATATTTTACTAATATTACTCGCGAGGCAAAAGATATAGAAGAGCATAAAAAAGGAAGATTGGGTGATGAAAATTCCCTAAATGCTATGCATGCTATCAAACAAGATGCCTTAGATATGAAAGAAGCTTTATTTAGAGCTGATTTTGAAAAAATAGCACGAATTTTGGGCAAATCTTGGGATTCAAAAAAAATCATCTCTGAAATAGTTAGCAACGATGAGCTTGAAAGAATTTATAAACTCGCTATGGAAAATGGAGCTTATAGTGGAAAAACGAGTGGAGCAGGTGCTGGCGGCTTTATGTTTTTCTTTGTGGATCCCATCAAAAAATATAAACTCATAGAAGCCTTAAATAAAGAACAAGGTTATGTACAAGATTTTTCATTTATAAAAGAGGGTGCAAAATCATGGAAAATATAA
- a CDS encoding NAD-dependent epimerase/dehydratase family protein: MSQKILITGGAGYIGSVLTPILLEKGYSVTVIDNLMFNQNSLLSCVHNKKFTFIHGDALDQTLIKQEVAKADIVIPLAGLVGAPLCKKNPKLAKMINYDAIKMISDCSSSSQLFIFPNTNSGYGIGEKDAMCTEDSPLRPISEYGVDKVEVEKYLLDKGNAITFRLATVFGISPRMRLDLLVNDFTYRAYKDKFIVLFEEHFRRNYIHVRDVAKGFIHGIENYEKMKGQPYNMGLSSANLTKRQLAETIKKYVPDFYIHSANIGEDPDKRDYLVSNAKLEATGWKPDNSLEDGIQELLRAFKMMKVNRFANV, from the coding sequence ATGTCTCAAAAAATTTTAATTACAGGTGGTGCAGGCTATATAGGATCGGTTTTAACACCTATATTGTTAGAAAAAGGTTATAGTGTAACCGTTATTGATAATTTAATGTTTAATCAAAACTCTCTTTTATCTTGCGTGCATAATAAAAAATTTACTTTTATACATGGAGATGCTCTTGATCAAACTCTTATCAAGCAAGAGGTAGCAAAAGCAGATATTGTTATACCTCTTGCTGGTTTGGTTGGAGCTCCTCTTTGCAAAAAAAATCCGAAATTAGCAAAAATGATTAATTATGATGCAATTAAAATGATTAGTGATTGTTCAAGCTCATCTCAATTATTTATCTTTCCTAATACAAATAGTGGCTATGGCATAGGAGAAAAAGATGCTATGTGTACTGAAGATTCACCTTTAAGACCAATATCAGAGTATGGGGTTGATAAAGTTGAAGTAGAGAAGTATCTATTAGATAAAGGAAATGCTATTACTTTTAGATTGGCTACAGTTTTTGGAATATCTCCTAGAATGAGACTTGATCTACTAGTAAATGATTTTACATATAGGGCTTATAAGGATAAATTTATAGTACTTTTTGAAGAACATTTTAGACGTAATTATATTCACGTAAGAGATGTAGCCAAAGGTTTTATACATGGAATTGAAAATTATGAAAAAATGAAAGGGCAGCCTTATAATATGGGCTTAAGTTCTGCAAATTTAACCAAAAGACAATTAGCAGAGACAATTAAAAAATATGTTCCAGATTTTTATATTCATTCTGCAAATATAGGAGAAGATCCAGATAAAAGAGACTATTTAGTTTCTAATGCAAAATTAGAAGCTACTGGTTGGAAACCGGATAATTCTTTAGAGGATGGAATTCAGGAGCTTTTAAGAGCGTTTAAAATGATGAAGGTTAATCGATTTGCTAATGTATAA
- the hddC gene encoding D-glycero-D-manno-heptose 1-phosphate guanosyltransferase: MKAIILCGGLGTRLKSVIKDIPKPMAPINNKPFLEFIFTYLKKQKIDEIILAVSYKYEIIQEYFKDEFLDIKVRYSIEKEPLGTGGAIKQALELVKEDCLVLNGDTFFDINLAKMKLDKSKICLALKKMNDFDRYGSVELDKMGNITSFKEKQYLKQGFINGGIYLISKDIFEDFISKKKFSFEEFLQENYKNLKARAEIFEDYFIDIGIPEDYKSFNFKTF, from the coding sequence TTGAAAGCTATTATTTTATGTGGAGGGCTTGGTACACGCTTAAAAAGTGTGATAAAAGATATCCCAAAACCTATGGCACCTATAAATAATAAGCCTTTTTTGGAATTTATTTTTACCTATCTTAAAAAGCAAAAAATCGATGAAATCATTTTGGCAGTTTCTTACAAATATGAAATCATACAAGAGTATTTTAAAGATGAGTTTTTAGATATAAAAGTAAGATATAGCATAGAAAAAGAGCCTTTGGGAACTGGTGGAGCGATCAAACAAGCTTTGGAGTTGGTTAAGGAGGATTGTTTGGTTTTAAATGGAGATACTTTTTTTGATATCAATCTAGCTAAAATGAAGCTAGATAAAAGTAAAATTTGCCTTGCTTTAAAAAAAATGAATGATTTTGATCGTTATGGTTCAGTTGAGCTTGATAAAATGGGAAATATCACTTCTTTTAAAGAAAAACAGTATCTAAAGCAAGGTTTTATAAATGGTGGAATTTATCTTATCTCAAAAGATATTTTTGAAGATTTTATTTCGAAAAAAAAATTTTCTTTTGAAGAATTTTTACAAGAAAATTATAAAAATTTAAAAGCAAGAGCTGAAATTTTTGAAGATTATTTCATAGACATAGGAATACCTGAGGATTATAAAAGTTTTAATTTTAAGACATTTTAA
- the gmhA2 gene encoding D-sedoheptulose 7-phosphate isomerase encodes MENINSYIKGHFKDSILTKEQILKDENLIKLIKNVSLEVIKAYKNGNKTLIAGNGGSAADAQHIAGEFVSRFYFDRPGIASIALTTDTSILTAIGNDYGYENIFSRQVEAQGVKGDVFIGISTSGNSKNILKALESCKKKEILSIGLTGESGGTMDTMCDYCIKVPSSCTPRIQESHIIIGHIICAIVEEELFGKGFGI; translated from the coding sequence ATGGAAAATATAAATTCGTATATCAAAGGGCATTTTAAAGATTCTATTTTAACAAAAGAGCAAATTTTAAAAGATGAAAATTTGATTAAACTTATTAAAAATGTTTCTTTAGAGGTGATTAAAGCTTATAAAAATGGTAATAAAACTCTTATAGCTGGAAATGGCGGTAGCGCAGCTGATGCACAACATATCGCAGGAGAATTTGTAAGCAGATTTTATTTTGATAGGCCTGGGATTGCTAGTATAGCACTGACAACGGATACAAGCATTTTAACAGCTATAGGAAATGACTATGGTTATGAAAATATTTTTTCAAGGCAAGTTGAAGCACAGGGTGTAAAAGGGGATGTTTTTATAGGAATTTCAACGAGTGGCAATAGTAAAAATATCTTAAAAGCCTTAGAAAGTTGCAAGAAAAAAGAAATTTTAAGCATAGGATTAACCGGAGAAAGCGGTGGGACTATGGATACAATGTGTGATTATTGTATCAAAGTTCCTTCTTCTTGTACTCCAAGAATTCAAGAATCTCATATAATCATAGGTCATATTATATGTGCTATCGTTGAAGAGGAGCTTTTTGGGAAAGGTTTTGGTATTTGA